In Nocardioides daphniae, the DNA window TGGGGTCGATCCGACGTGGCGACCCGAGCTCGACGGCGACCACGACCCCGACGAGGAGCGCCAGGCCGAGCGCCCCGAGCAGGAGGCGTCGTACGCCGCGCCCCCGGGACTCCGGAGCGGACTGCTCGACCTCGGAACGGGGGGGTGCCGGACTCCATGGGCACAGCATGCCAGCGCGCGAAACTCTGGACTCAGGGCCGACCCATAGGGATAGGGTCGAGGCGAACTGCACTGCTCGCACTCATCCTTGAGGAGCTTTCGTGTCACTCACTGCCCCGCTGAAGGTCGCTGTCACCGGTGCTGCCGGTCAGATCGGCTACAGCCTGCTCTTCCGTCTCGCCTCCGGCGCCCTCGCGGCGGACCGTCAGATCCAGCTCCAGCTGCTGGAGATCGAGCCCGCCCTGAAGACGCTCGAGGGCGTCGTCATGGAGCTCGACGACTGCGCGTTCCCGAACCTGGCCGGCATCGAGATCGGGTCGGACCCGGAGAAGATCTTCGACGGCGTCAACCTCGCCCTCCTGGTCGGTGCGCGCCCGCGCGGACCGGGCATGGAGCGTGGCGACCTGCTGTCGGCCAACGGCGCGATCTTCACCGCCCAGGGCAAGGCGCTCAACAAGGTGGCAGCTGACGACGTGCGCATCGGCGTGACCGGCAACCCGGCCAACACGAACGCCCTCATCGCGATGACCAACGCCCCCGACATCCCGGACGAGCGCTTCTCGGCGTTGACCCGCCTCGACCACAACCGCGCCATCTCGCAGCTCGCGGCGAAGACCGGGGCCGCGGTCACCGACATCACCAACATGACGATCTGGGGCAACCACTCGGCCACCCAGTACCCCGACCTGTTCAACGCGAAGGTGAAGGGGCAGAACGCCGCCGAGCTGGTCAACGACCAGGAGTGGCTCGAGTCGACCTTCATCCCGACCGTCGCCAAGCGAGGGGCGGCGATCATCGAGGCTCGTGGCTCCTCGTCAGCCGCCTCCGCCGCGTCGGCCACCATCGACGCCGCCCGCGACTGGCTCTTCGGCACCCCCGAGGGCGACTGGGTCTCGATGGCCGTGAAGTCCAGCGGCGAGTACGGCGTGGCCGAGGGCCTGATCTCCTCGTTCCCCGTCACGACGTCGGGCGGCGCGTGGACGATCGTCGAGGGCCTCGAGATCTCCGACTTCTCCCGCGCCAAGATCGACGCCTCGGTCGCCGAGCTCGAGGACGAGCGCAAGGCCGTCACCGAACTGGGCCTCATCTGACGCGACCCACCGGAGCCCGTCGCCCCGCCTGCTCAGCAGGGGGCGGCGGGCTCCGTCGTTCCGTCAGCCGTCAGAGGGGCTGGTCGGGGATGACGCTCGCGAGGGTGGCGAGCGCCCCACCGACGAGCAGGTAGAGACCCACGTCGACCGGCTTCGAGCGGACCGCCAGCATCCCGGCGTCCTGCTCCTTCAGCACGATACGCAGGCCTGCGCCGGCGACCAGGGCGCCGGCGAAGATCCTGATCCCCACGCGCCACGAGCCGAGGACGACGACCAGGATCCCGCCGAGGATGACCGCCAGCATGGCGAGGTAGAGGGCGCCGCCGATCGTCGAGGGGTACCGACGCTCGGCCGGTGCCTCCTCGACCTCCTCGAGGGGGTGCTCCCCCTCTTCCGGCTCCACGACGCCCTCCGCCGTCACGTCAGGCCTTCGCCCGGGCGACCTGCGCCTCGGCGATGGTGACGACGTTGGCCAGCAGCATGGCGCGGGTCATGGGGCCCACGCCACCCGGGTTGGGCGAGACCCATCCGGCGACGTCCCAGACGTCGTCGGCGAGGTCGCCCGCGATCTTGCCGTCGACGCGCGAGACGCCCACGTCGAGCAGCGCCGCACCGGGCTTGACCATGTCGGCGGTGATGATGCCGGGCACACCGGCTGCGGCGACCACGATGTCGGCCCGACGCACGTGCGCGGCCAGGTCGACGGTGCCGGTGTGGCACAGGGTCACGGTGGCGTTCTCCGAGCGACGGGTCAGCAGCAGGCCGAGCGGACGACCGACGGTGACCCCGCGGCCGACCACGACGACCTCGGCGCCGTTGATCTCGACGTCGTGGCGGCGCAGCAGCTCGACGATGCCGAAGGGGGTGCACGGCAGCGGCGCCTCGGTGCCCAGCACCAGCCAGCCGAGGTTGGTCGGGTGCAGGCCGTCGGCGTCCTTGGCCGGGTCGATCAGGCCGAGGACACGGTTCTCGTCACGGCCCCGCGGGAGCGGCAGCTGGACGATGTATCCGGTGCAGGCGGGGTCGTCGTTGAGCTGGCGGACGGCGTCCTCGATCTCGGCCTGCGAGGCGGTCTCCGGCAGGTCGATGCGGATCGAGGCGATGCCGACCTCGGCGCAGTCCTTGTGCTTGCCCCCGACGTACCACCGCGACCCCGGGTCGTCGCCGACCAGGATCGTGCCGAGCCCGGGCGTGATGCCCTGCTCGGCGAGCGCGGCCACCCGGCCCCGGAGCTCTTCCTTGATCGCGGCAGCAGTCGCGGAGCCGTCCAGCTTGCGTGCAGTCATGTGTTCAATCCTCGATGTCGCGAGAGTCGTGGAGCGGGATGTCTGGCAAGGCAGCCGAGGGAGCGGGTCTGGGAGCGGAGCGACCCGCGACCGAGACTAACGCCGCCAGGCGCCCGCCCCGCGGCTCTCGTCAGTGGAAGAAGTGGCGGGTGCCGGTAAAGTACATCGTCACGCCCGCGGCCTCGCACGCCTCGATCGTGAGCGCGTCACGCACCGACCCACCCGGCTGGACGATCGCCTTGACTCCGGCCTCGATGAGGATCTGCGGGCCGTCCTCGAAAGGGAAGAACGCATCGGAGGCAGCCACGGCACCGCGGGCACGCTCCTGGCCCTCGACGAGGGTGTTGGCGCGCTCGACGGCCAGCTTGCAGGAGTCGACGCGGTTGACCTGGCCCATGCCGATGCCGACCGAGCCGCCGTCCTTGGCGAGCAGGATCGCGTTGGACTTGGCCGAGCGGCACGCCTTCCAGGCGAAGGCGAGGTCGGCCAGCGTGGCCTCGTCGGCGGCCTCTCCGGTGGCCAGGGTCCACGTCGACGGGTCGTCGCCGCCGCCGTCGACCACCGCGTCGACGTGGTCGACGGTCTGCATGAGCAGGCCGCCCGAGATCGGGCGGGTCTCGATCTCGGCGCTGGCGTCGGCCGCGGCGACGAGGATGCGGATGTTCTTCTTGCCCTGGAGGATCTCCACGGCGCCGTCCTCGTAGCCCGGGGCCACGATGACCTCGGTGAAGACCTCGGCGACCTGCTGGGCCATCTCGACCGAGACCGGACGGTTGGAGGCGATCACGCCACCGAAGGCGGAGACCGGGTCGCACTCGTGGGCGCGGCGGTGGGCCTCGGCGATGTCGGCGCCGACGGCGACCCCGCACGGGTTGGCGTGCTTGATGATCGCCACGGCGGGCTCGGCGAAGTCGTTGGCGGCACGACGCGCGGCGTCGGTGTCGACGTAGTTGTTGTAGGACATCTCCTTGCCGTGCAGCTGCTCGGCCTGGGCGAGGCCCGGGGTGCCGAAGCCGTTGACGTAGAGAGCCGCCCGCTGGTGCGGGTTCTCGCCGTAGCGCAGGACGGCCGCCTTCTCGTAGGTGCCACCGATCCAGGCCGGGAAGCCGGTCGAGGTGCCCTCGTCGTCGAGGGAGGTGTCGGTGAGCACGTTGCCCATCCAGGACGCGACGGCGACGTCGTACGAGGCGGTGTGGACGAAGGCCTGCGCGGCGAGCTTCTTGCGCTCGGCGTAGGTGAAGCCGCCGGCGGCCACGGCGGCGAGCACGGCGTCGTACGAGGTCACGTCGGTGACGACGGCGACCGACGGGTGGTTCTTGGCGGCGGCGCGCACCATCGAGGGGCCGCCGATGTCGATCTGCTCGACGCACTCGTCGGGGCTGGCACCCGAGGCGACGGTCTGCGTGAAGGGGTAGAGGTTGACGACGACGAGGTCGAAGGGCGCGACGCCGAGCTCGTCGAGCTGGTCGACGTGGGCCTGGAGGCGGCGGTCGGCGAGGATGCCGGCGTGCACGCGCGGGTGCAGGGTCTTGACGCGGCCGTCGAGGCACTCGGGGAAGCCGGTGAGCTCCTCGACCTTGGTGACGGGCAGGCCGAGCTTCTCGATCAGGGCCGCGGAGCCACCGGTGGAGACGAGCTCGACGCCGGCGTCGTGCAGTCCGCGGACGAGGCCCTCGAGGCCGGTCTTGTCGTAGACGGAGACGAGTGCGCGACGGATCGGGACCTGCTTGTCGGCGCTGAAGTCATGGGCGGTGGGCACGGAAGACACTGCTTCTCCTCGGTTGGTTGTCTCGTGGAGAGAGCACCCAGGCGGTCGATGCTCGTCAGTGCCCCTGCTCGGGGCCACTCCCCGGTGGTTGCCCACCTTCGCCAGTCGTGTGGGCCCAGCCTAGTCGACTCAGCCGATCCGGACGCGCCTGCCCTCGACGCTCCACCCCTCACGCACCATGCGTCCCACGGAGTCGACGAGCATGGCCCGCTCGGCGATCTTGATCCGCTCGTGGAGCGTCTCGACGGTGTCGTCGTCGAGCACGTCGACGACGCTCTGCGCGATGATCTGGCCGGTGTCGACACCCGGGTCGACGACGAAGAGCGTGCACCCGGTGACCTTGACGCCGTACTCCAGGGCGTCGGCCGGACCGCGTACGCCCGGGAAGGAGGGCGACAGCGCCGGGTGCGTGTTGACCACCCGGTGCTCGAAGGCCTTGAGGAAGTCGGCGCTGACCAGCTTCATGAAACCGGCGAGGACGACCAGGTCGGGCTCGAAGCCGGCGACCGCGCGGCGCAGGGCGAGGTCCCAGGCGTCGCGCGAGTCGTGCTGGGAGACCTGCTTGACGAAGGTCGGGATGCCCAGGCGCTCGGCGCGGGCCAGCCCCTCGATGTCGAAGCGGTCGGCGCCGACGGCGACCACCTGCGCACCGAAGGCCGGGTCCTCGCAGGCGTCGAGCAGGGCCTGGAGGTTGGTGCCCGATCCGGACACGAGGACGACGAGGCGCGCGGGGGTGTGGTCAGCGGTGGGCACCCGGGGAGTCTAGGGCTCCTGCTCGACCACGGGCTCGGTGACCGACCCCGTGGTCGCCTCCGAGGATGACTCCGTGGATGACTCCATGGATGACTCCGTGCCTGCCATGGCCGTTGCCTCGGCAGCGGGATCGTCGAGGGGCACCGACGTACGCCGCTGCCACCAGGTGACCAGCAGGCCGCCGGCCAGCGCCCCCAGGCCGAGCCAGACCACGGCGTGCAGACCCACGTCGCCGGCCGGCGCCCCGACCTCACGCAACCGACCGGGACCGGCAGCGCCACCGGCCACCGCCGTCAGGACCGTCAGCACCGCCGCGGCGACCAGGCCGGCACCGCAGGCACGCAGCGCGCCCTCGTCCCAGCGCAGGGTCGGGCGCTCGCTCTGGTGGCGCCAGGCGGCTGCTCCCGCGACGACGACCGGGACGACCGCACTCGCCGCCCACCAGGCCGGGGGGATGCCGGCCTCGGGCAGCGCCGCCAGCAGCGGCATCAGCGGCAGGGGCCCGAGCGTCACCGCGGCCGGTGAGACCACGGTCCCCACCCCCACCGCGAAGCCGGGACCGAGCAGGAAGGCGCCGGTCATCAGCACGGCGTTGGGCGCGAAGCCGAGGTTGAGCAGGAGGAGCTGCACGGTCTCGCCGCCGGAGAGGCCGAGCGTGTCGACCATCTCGATCGCCTGGCCCAGACCGAGGCCGAGGGCGGCGACGAGCAGCACCAAGCAGACCACGAGCCACCAGAGGAGCACCCGTCGGGCGGTGGCGCTCGCGTGGCGCACCACGGGCGGCAGCTGGGAGACCCACGCGGCCGCGCGACCGGAGCCGGTCGCGATGCCGGGCGCCCCCAGCCCGACGGCAAGCGCCAGGCCCCCGAGCAGGACCCGTCCCACCAGCGGGTCGAAGGTGTCGCTGGAGACCAGGTTGACCACCACGAGCAGGCTGGCCAGGTAGGCGAGGGCGAAGCCGATCAGCGCCGCGGGGACCGTCAAGTCGCGCTCCCCGTCGGAGAGCCGGTGGACGTCGGGCCCGTGGGCCCAGACCCGCTCCCCCAGGCTGAGGGCGCAGCGCCACACCCACCAGGCGAGCCCGCCGGTGAGCAGCAGCGGCACCACGGTGACCGCGACCCCGTCGACCGTGAAGCCGGAGCCGTGGCCGACGAGCCAGGCGATCGCGCCGTGGCGCACGCCGTCACGTGCGCTCCCGTGCGCGCCGGCGTCGCTGAGGAACCAGGCGACGACCCCGAGCAGGCCCGCCACGACCAGTGGCCCGGCGACCGCCAGCAGTCCGTGGACGATCCCCCACAGCATGGCGGGACGAGGTCGCCCGATGAGGCCACCTCCGCCCCGGCAGGGGCGTGGGACGAGACGGTCGAAGAAGGAGGGAGTGCGGGTGCCATGTCCGGGCCATCATCGCGCGTCGAGGTGGGCGGACCTCGACAGCCACGCCGCCGCCCGCCCACCGGTACGTCGAAGTGCGTGGCGTGGGCCCGCGGCGTACGGTTGTCGACGCCATGGATCAGCCCGCAGAGTTCGACGCCTTCTACAAGGACGTCCGTGACCGACTCCTCGTCGAGGCCTACGCACTCACCGGGGACCTCGCCGTCTCGCGCACCGCCGTGCGCGACGGGCTGGCCGTGGCCTGGCACCACTGGAACAAGGTGCGGCGCGTCGACGACCGGATCGGCTGGGTCCGTCCGCACGTGTGGCGTCGTGCCCGGCACCGCCACAACGCCCGTCCGTGGCACCGCGAGCGCAACCTTCCCGACGACGTCAAGGAGACGCTCGAGGCGCTCAACGGGCTCTCGCTCAACCAGCGCAAGGCGCTGGTGCTGACCCACCTCTCCCCCGTCCCGATGGGCCAGCTGGCGCGCGAGATCGGCGTGACCGCACGCACCGCCGAGGACCTGGTGACCAGCGCCAACACCGACTTCGCGCAGGCCCGCGGCTGCACCGTCGAGGAGGTCGGCCTCCGCCTCGAGGGGCTGCGCACCGTGATCGCCGGGCGCTGGCCGCGCTCCACGATCCTGCGCCGCGCCGGCACGGCACGAAGACGTACGCACGCAGTCGCCGGCGTGCTCGCGACCCTCGCCCTGGTCGTGGCCAGCGGTTCGCTGGTCGCCCAGGGCAGCGACGACGACGCCGCCCTGGCCGAGCAGGGCTTCAGCCGCCGGCCGATGAAGGTCGACACGGTGCCCGAGGTGCCGACCCTGTCGGAGGAGTCGCTGCTCGCCGCCAGCCAGCTGCGGCGCGTCGACCGGGGCCTGACCTGGACGGTCGGCGAGACCCACGACAACACCACCGGCGACGGCCTCGTGCTGCCCTGCCAGAGCGCCAGCTTCGCCGACCCCGACGGACTCGGTGCCTACGTGCGTACGTTCTCCGGCGCCCCGCGCAAGAAGCGAGACGCGGGCGCTGCCGCGGTCCAGATGGTCGAGCTCTCACGTACGCCCGAGGACGCCGAGGAGACCTACCGCACGGCGCTCGGCTGGTTCACCGCCTGCTCGGCCCCCTCCACCCAGCTGGTCGGCGTGCACTCGTTGCCCGACGTCGGCGACGAGGCCAGCGTGGTGACCCTGCGCCAGTGGCGCGGCCCCGACCGCACCGTGCAGGTGGCGGTGGCGCGGACCGGCCAGATCGTCTCCACCACCATGACCCAGGTCAAGGGCGGGTCGACCGCTCCGGAGCGCGTCGCCTCCGTGCTCGGCGCCTCGGTCAACGCCCTGTGCGGGCAGTCCGGCGCCGGCGCCTGCTCGGCCCCGCCGAAGCCGCGACGCACCGACGTCCCCCGCGCCGGCGAGGTGCCGGGGATGCTCAGCGAGTGGGACATGCCGCCCATCTCCGGGACCAGGGAGTCGTGGGTGGGCACGACCGCCAAGGAGCTCACCAAGAACGAGGCGTCGACCCGCTGCGACACCACCGCCTTCACCGGCAAGAGCATCCGGATCCACCTGTCGCGGACCTTCCTCTTCCCGAAGGCCGCGCAGAAGAACCCGACCTTCGGCCTCACCCAGACCGCCGGCCTGACCCGCAACGCCGCCCAGACGCGCAAGTTCGTGGAGGGCGTGCGCGCCAAGATGGCGCGCTGCTCCGACGAGGAGCTCAGCACCGAGGTCACCAGGATCGTCGACCAGCGCGGCGGCAAGAGCGAGCTCACCGCCTGGCACGTCGAGTCGGAGCTGCCCGGCGACCGCTCGCTCGAGGTCTTCATGGCGATCATCCGCCACGGCAACACCGTCTCCCAGGTCGGCTTCGTGCCGGCGGGCAAGCTGGAGATCTCGCGCGCCGACTTCGCCGACCTCTCGAAGCGGGCGCTGGAGCGCCTGCCGCGCCTGCGCCTCGAGCAGGACTGAGCCACCTCCGCCCACTCCCGCCCGGCCGCGCCGCGCGCCTCTGGGCGCGGACCGGCCCCGAGGGCGGCAGCCGCGAAGGGTCGGGAAATGCCGAACGCCCCGGCCGGTGGCCGGGGCGTCCGTCTCTGACGTGTGTCAGATGTTCTGCATGATCTCGCGCATCAGGGCGGTCTCGGACGGCGTCTTGCCGACCTTCACGCCGGCGGCCTCGAGGGCCTCCTTCTTCGCCTGCGCGGTGCCCGAGGAGCCCGAGACGATGGCGCCGGCGTGGCCCATGGTCTTGCCCTCCGGGGCGGTGAAGCCCGCGACGTAGCCGACGACCGGCTTGGTCACGTGCTCCTTGATGTACGCGGCGGCGCGCTCCTCGGCGTCGCCACCGATCTCGCCGATCATCACGATCGCCTTGGTCTCCGGGTCGTTCTCGAAGGCCTCGAGGGCGTCGATGTGCGTGGTGCCGATGATCGGGTCTCCACCGATGCCGATGGCGGTGGTGAAGCCGTAGTCACGCAGCTCGTACATCATCTGGTAGGTCAGGGTGCCCGACTTGGACACGAGACCGATGGGGCCCTTGCCCGCGATGGTGTGCGGGGTGATGCCGGCCAGCGACTCTCCGGGCGAGATGATGCCCGGGCAGTTGGGGCCGATCATGCGGGTCTTCTTGCCGTTCAGGTAGGCGAACACCTCGGCGGTGTCCTGGACCGGCACACCCTCGGTGATCACGACGAGCAGCGGGATCTCGGCGTCGATGGCCTCGATGCAGGCGGCCTTGGTGAAGGCCGGCGGCACGAAGGCGACGGACACGTTGGCGCCGGTCTCCTTCATGGCCTCCTCGACGGTGCCGTAGACCGGGAGGGTCTCACCGTTGAGCTCGACCGTGGTGCCGGCCTTGCGGGCGTTGACACCACCGACGATGTTGGCGCCCGACTGGAGCATCAGGTCGGTGTGCTTGGAGCCCATGCCACCGGTGATGCCCTGGACGATGATCTTGGAGTCCTTGTTCAGGTAGATCGTCATTTCAAGTTCTCCTTGTCTCAGGCGTTCGCCAGCTCGGCGGCCTTGTCGGCCGCACCGTCCATCGTGTCGACCAGCGTCACCAGCGGGTGGTTCGCCTCGTTGAGGATGCGACGACCCTCCTCGACGTTGTTGCCGTCGAGACGCACGACCAGCGGCTTGGTGGCCTCGTCGCCGAGGATGCCGAGCGCGCCGACGATGCCGTTGGCGACCTCGTCGCAGGCGGTGATGCCACCGAAGACGTTGACGAAGACGCTCTTGACCTGGGGGTCGTGGAGGATCACGTCGAGGCCGTCGGCCATGACCTGCGCGTTGGCGCCGCCACCGATGTCGAGGAAGTTGGCGGGCTTGACGCCGCCGTGGGCCTCACCGGCGTAGGCGACGACGTCGAGGGTCGACATGACCAGGCCCGCGCCGTTGCCGATGATGCCGACCTGGCCGTCGAGCTTGACGTAGTTGAGGCCCTTGTCCTTGGCCTTCGCCTCGAGCGGGTCGGCCTCCTCGCGGATCTCGAAGTCCGCGTGGTGGGGGTGACGGAACTCGGAGGCGTTCTCGTCGAGCGACACCTTGCCGTCGAGGGCCTCCAGCTTGTCGCCCTCGAGGCGGGCAAGCGGGTTGACCTCGACGAGGGTGGCGTCCTCCTCGACGTAGACCTTCCAGAGCTTCTGGACCATCTCGATGGCCTGGTCACGCAGCTCGGCCGGGAACTTGGCCTCGTCGACGATCGCAGCAGCCTTCTCGGGGGTCACACCCTCGAGCGCGTCGATGCGGATCTGGCGCACGGCCTCGGGGTTGGTCTTGGCGACCTCCTCGATCTCCACACCACCCTCGACGGACGCGATGCACAGGTGGCCGCGGTTGGCGCGGTCGAGCAGGAAGGAGAAGTAGTACTCCTCCACCGGGGGCGTGGCCGGCGTGACGAGCACGCGGTTGACCGTGAGGCCCTTGATCTCCATGCCGAGGATGGCCTTGGCGTACTCGTACGCGTCGTCCGCGGTCTTGGCGATCTTGACGCCACCAGCCTTGCCACGGCCACCGGCCTTGACCTGAGCCTTGATCACGGTGACACCACCGATCTCCTCGGCGGCGGCCTTGGCGTCCTCGGCGGTCTCAACGACCTTGCCGAGAGTGGTTGCCACTCCATGCTTGGCGAAGAGTTCCTTCGCGCTGGTACTCCATCAGGTCCACGATCCACTCAATCCTTTAAGTTCGCGTGCGCGCGGGCCGCCCCGAACGAAGTCCAGGGGAGCGCGTTCCAACCTAGGCACACTAAACCGCCCCCACCCCCGGACGCGATTTTGAGACAACGCACGGGGCCCCGTGTGACCGGGCTCACCCCCGGGCGCCACGGCGGGGCCACTCGACCGCGTACCCAATTCGTGAGATGAACCACCCGTGCCGGGGGCGAGAACGGCCTGCGTTCGGGTGGATTCCGCCGTTCGCCTGCAGTCGCATCAACTCTGTTCCAGAATCGAGGACCTGAGGATTACATCCGAGTAGCCGGTTCCACTACAGTCGCTCGGGTTGCCCCAGCAGGCAACGTCCACCGCCCCCGACCCACAAGGTGCCTAAGACATGGGAAACCATCGAGCTGAACGCGGCCCCCGCCGCACAGCCTCGGCGGATCGTGCCCGCAAGCCCCTCCTGACCCGGAACGCCCCACAGGGCGGCGCCCGCAAGGCGCCCGCCTCGGCGAGCCGGGTCTCTCGCGTTTCCGGGGAGTCCGCGATCGAGGCCGTCGAGCCTCTCGCCTCCTCGCAGACCGCGACGACCGCCAAGTCCCCCGCGACCGGCGCAACCCCCGACGTGGCCGTCCCCGCACGCCTGCCCGCCATCTCCACCGTCGACCTCCCGGCCGCCCCCGTGGCCGGCAAGCGCCGCGCCGCGGCCCACACCGGAAGCCGAGGGCCGCTCTTCAAGGGCCTCCCCTCGCTCCCGGTGCTCGCCGGCGCCGCCGCCCTCGCCATCTCCGTCGGAGGTGCCGTCCTCGGCCCCGGCCTGGACTCCGACCAGGTCTCCGCGGCCGACGTCAGCGCCAGCAACGCCCTGACCAGTGCCGCCTCCGCCGCCCTCGCCGACCGTGGCGGCGTGGTCAGCCGCGACTCCCGTCGCGAGGCGAAGGCCGAGGAGTCCGAGGCCAAGCTCGTCGCCGCCGCCGAGGCCGCCGCCGACGCGCGCAGCAAGACCCTGCAGGGTCTGCACGCGCAGGCCAACAAGCAGGCCGCGATCGTCGAGGCCAACCTGTGGCACATGCCGGTGAGCAACTACCGCCTGACCGCCACGTTCGGCCTCTCCAGCCACCTGTGGTCCACCGTCCACACCGGCCTGGACTTCGCCGGTGCCACCGGTACGCCGCTGATCGCCGTCGCGAACGGCACGATCACCGAGACCGGCTCGGCCGGCTCCTACGGCTACCGCACCATCCTCACCCTCGAGGACGGCACCGAGATCTGGTACTGCCACCAGTCCGCCATCAACGTGAGCGTGGGCGACAAGGTCGCCGGCGGTGACGTGATCGGCGCCCTGGGCAGCACCGGCAACTCCACCGGCCCGCACCTCCACCTGGAGGTCCGTCCCGGTGGCGGCAGCCCGGTCGACCCCTACAGCACGCTGCTGTCGCACGGCCTCCAGCCGTGAGGTGAGGGGCCACGCCCCTCCCCCGCACATGACGAGAGCCCCGGCCGGATCGGCCGGGGCTCTCGTGCGTGCAGGGACAGGTCTTCGTCAGAGCTTCTCGAGCGGGGCGTAGCGCAGCAGCAGCCGCTTGACCCCCGCCGAGCCGAAGTCGACCGAGGCGACCGCCTTCTCGGCCATCCCCTCGAGGGCGACGACCGTGCCCATCCCGAAGGAGTCGTGGACGACGCGGTCTCCCGGGGACAGCGACGGGATCTCGCGCGCCGACTTGGCCTTGGAGACGGCGTCCATGCGGGCTGCGGCCGAGGAGAAGTTGCGGCGCCCGGCGTCGGTGGGCGCCCCGAGCCGCGTACTCGTGTTGGCGTAGGCGTCGGGACGACCCCAACGCGGCGCGGCGTCGGCGGTGCGTTTCCAGTCGACGAGGTCGACGGGGAACTCGTCGATGAACCGGGAGGCCGGGTTGTGCGAGGGGGCGCCCCAGGCCGAGCGGACCACCGCACGGGAGACGTACAGCCGCTCGCGGGCCCGGGTGATGCCGACGTAGGCCAGCCGGCGCTCCTCCTCCAGCTCGCTGGAGTCGCCGAGCGCGCGCTGGTGCGGGAAGACGCCGTCCTCCAGGCCGGTGAGGAAGACGATCGGGAACTCGAGCCCCTTCGCGGTGTGCAGCGTCATCAGGGTGACCACCCCGGCGTCGCCGTCGTCGTCGGGGATCTGGTCGCTGTCGGCGACCAGGGCGACCCGCTCCAGGAAGTCACCGAGCCCCGGGGCGACGGTGCCGGCCTCGACGTCAGCAGGGTCGGCCGACGGGCCGGCCTGCGGGTCCTCGGAGAACTCACGCGCGACCGCGACGAGCTCGGCGAGGTTCTCCACGCGGGTGCCGTCCTGCGGGTCGTCGGAGGCCTCCAGCTCGGCCAGGTAGCCGGAGCGGTCTAGGATCGACTCGAGGATGACGTCGGGCCGCTCGTCGGCCTCCACCATCTGCTGGACCTCGGTCATCACGTCGACGAAGCCCTGGATGTTCTTCAGGGACCGCGTGGCGATGCCCGGAGCGAGGTGCGCCTTGGTCAACGCCTCGAAGAAGGTGACGCGCTCGCGCTCCGCGTACGCAGCGACGCAGGCCTCGGCCCGGTCGCCGATGCCGCGCTTGGGGGTGTTGAGGATGCGGCGCAGCGAGATCTCGTCGGCCGGGTTGACCAGCACGCGCAGGTAGGCGAGCGCGTCGCGGACCTCCTTGCGCTCGTAGAACCGGACGCCGCCCACGACCTTGTAGGGCTGGCCGGTGCGCATGAAGATCTCCTCGAAGACCCGGGACTGCGCGTTGGTGCGGTAGAAGACGGCGACGTCGCCGGGCCGGTGGCCGGCGTCGACCAAGCGGTCGATCTCGTCGGAGACGAAGCGGGCCTCGGCGTGCTCGTCGTCGGCCACCCAGCCGACGATCTTCTCGCCGTCGCCGGAGTCGGTCCACAGCCGCTTGGGCTTGCGCCCCTTGTTGTTGCCGATGACCT includes these proteins:
- the sucD gene encoding succinate--CoA ligase subunit alpha, translated to MTIYLNKDSKIIVQGITGGMGSKHTDLMLQSGANIVGGVNARKAGTTVELNGETLPVYGTVEEAMKETGANVSVAFVPPAFTKAACIEAIDAEIPLLVVITEGVPVQDTAEVFAYLNGKKTRMIGPNCPGIISPGESLAGITPHTIAGKGPIGLVSKSGTLTYQMMYELRDYGFTTAIGIGGDPIIGTTHIDALEAFENDPETKAIVMIGEIGGDAEERAAAYIKEHVTKPVVGYVAGFTAPEGKTMGHAGAIVSGSSGTAQAKKEALEAAGVKVGKTPSETALMREIMQNI
- a CDS encoding M23 family metallopeptidase, which translates into the protein MAVPARLPAISTVDLPAAPVAGKRRAAAHTGSRGPLFKGLPSLPVLAGAAALAISVGGAVLGPGLDSDQVSAADVSASNALTSAASAALADRGGVVSRDSRREAKAEESEAKLVAAAEAAADARSKTLQGLHAQANKQAAIVEANLWHMPVSNYRLTATFGLSSHLWSTVHTGLDFAGATGTPLIAVANGTITETGSAGSYGYRTILTLEDGTEIWYCHQSAINVSVGDKVAGGDVIGALGSTGNSTGPHLHLEVRPGGGSPVDPYSTLLSHGLQP
- the pcrA gene encoding DNA helicase PcrA; the protein is MESPFTLPGLEHLTPSEPAAPRSSGSPAAPAPARRGPTREALLEGLNDPQREAVVHEGSPLLVVAGAGSGKTRVLTRRIAWLVAERGAHPGSILAITFTNKAAAEMKERVEELVGKRARLMWVSTFHSSCVRILRKEADKLGYKSSFSIYDSADSKRLMGLVLKDLELDPKKYQPNAVLNWISDRKNELVDVDQAAKDAKNAFEEAYVQAYRSYQRRLAEANAMDFDDLIMSTVHLFQAFPDVRETYRRRFRHVLVDEYQDTNHAQYALIHQLCAHDPEESGAVGSGGERVAPAELMVVGDADQSIYAFRGANIRNILDFEKDFADATSILLEQNYRSTQTILATANQVIGNNKGRKPKRLWTDSGDGEKIVGWVADDEHAEARFVSDEIDRLVDAGHRPGDVAVFYRTNAQSRVFEEIFMRTGQPYKVVGGVRFYERKEVRDALAYLRVLVNPADEISLRRILNTPKRGIGDRAEACVAAYAERERVTFFEALTKAHLAPGIATRSLKNIQGFVDVMTEVQQMVEADERPDVILESILDRSGYLAELEASDDPQDGTRVENLAELVAVAREFSEDPQAGPSADPADVEAGTVAPGLGDFLERVALVADSDQIPDDDGDAGVVTLMTLHTAKGLEFPIVFLTGLEDGVFPHQRALGDSSELEEERRLAYVGITRARERLYVSRAVVRSAWGAPSHNPASRFIDEFPVDLVDWKRTADAAPRWGRPDAYANTSTRLGAPTDAGRRNFSSAAARMDAVSKAKSAREIPSLSPGDRVVHDSFGMGTVVALEGMAEKAVASVDFGSAGVKRLLLRYAPLEKL